In the Helianthus annuus cultivar XRQ/B chromosome 11, HanXRQr2.0-SUNRISE, whole genome shotgun sequence genome, one interval contains:
- the LOC110891198 gene encoding WAT1-related protein At2g37450 isoform X2 codes for MASIGLGRAGSCYSSSEDRISSKMGEGTFGQVLECLDNEKKEPVAIKAVRSINKYREAAMIEMDVLQTLASHDVGGSRNSWRNMTVSIFIKLMILALLEPVIGQNLYILGMRATTATFTVSMSNVLPAWILRLEVVNLKSIRSQAKVAGTLTTAMIMTLVKGPLLELFWTKGRTNKKEEMHNGVDLQLSLKGAIMIVIGCFGWSCFVILQAITLKSYPDELAMTAWICLLATIEGAIATLIMERGNPAVWAIICSGAVYYVQGSIMRERGPVFVTAFNPLCMIVVAVTGSIFLAEKTYLGRRVLGAVVIVVGLYMVDWGKSKDQEHKDPSLSMDEHTTPENQILGEESKTNCNDQVIAIKTSDEICDEHDEIQPADV; via the exons ATGGCCTCGATCGGCTTGGGACGTGCCGGATCATGTTATTCCTCATCCGAAG ATCGGATATCGAGCAAAATGGGTGAAG GTACTTTCGGGCAAgttttggagtgtttggacaacGAAAAGAAAGAGCCTGTAGCAATTAAAGCTGTCCGTTCAATAAACAAGTATCGTGAAGCCGCCATGATTGAAATGGATGTTCTACAGACGCTTGCTAGCCATGATGTTGGTGGGTCACG GAATTCATGGCGAAACATGACGGTCTCTATTTTCATCAAGCTTATGATCCTTGCACTCTTGGA GCCGGTTATTGGTCAGAATCTCTATATTCTCGGAATGAGGGCTACAACAGCAACATTCACAGTTTCAATGTCCAACGTTCTTCCTGCTTGGATTCTAAg GCTTGAGGTGGTGAACCTAAAGAGTATCCGGAGCCAGGCTAAAGTTGCAGGAACTCTCACAACGGCCATGATAATGACACTTGTTAAAGGACCACTTCTAGAGCTGTTTTGGACAAAGGGAAGAACAAATAAAAAGGAAGAAATGCATAATGGCGTAGATCTACAGCTCTCCCTCAAGGGCGCCATTATGATCGTGATCGGATGTTTCGGTTGGTCATGCTTCGTGATTCTACAA GCAATTACACTAAAGTCATATCCGGACGAGCTGGCTATGACCGCTTGGATATGCTTATTGGCGACAATCGAGGGTGCTATAGCGACGTTGATCATGGAGAGGGGGAACCCTGCAGTTTGGGCTATAATATGTTCAGGTGCTGTTTACTACGTCCAAGGGAGCATTATGAGAGAAAGAGGTCCGGTTTTTGTGACTGCATTTAACCCATTGTGTATGATAGTCGTAGCTGTCACGGGATCGATTTTTCTAGCCGAGAAAACATACCTAGGAAGAAG GGTTCTAGGAGCAGTTGTCATAGTTGTGGGGCTTTATATGGTCGATTGGGGTAAAAGCAAGGATCAGGAGCACAAAGATCCGTCCCTTTCTATGGATGAGCATACAACACCCGAAAACCAAATATTGGGTGAAGAGTCTAAGA
- the LOC110891198 gene encoding WAT1-related protein At2g37460 isoform X9, producing the protein MASIGLGRAGSCYSSSEGLICCDRISSKMGEGTFGQVLECLDNEKKEPVAIKAVRSINKYREAAMIEMDVLQTLASHDVGGSRLEVVNLKSIRSQAKVAGTLTTAMIMTLVKGPLLELFWTKGRTNKKEEMHNGVDLQLSLKGAIMIVIGCFGWSCFVILQAITLKSYPDELAMTAWICLLATIEGAIATLIMERGNPAVWAIICSGAVYYVQGSIMRERGPVFVTAFNPLCMIVVAVTGSIFLAEKTYLGRRVLGAVVIVVGLYMVDWGKSKDQEHKDPSLSMDEHTTPENQILGEESKTNCNDQVIAIKTSDEICDEHDEIQPADV; encoded by the exons ATGGCCTCGATCGGCTTGGGACGTGCCGGATCATGTTATTCCTCATCCGAAGGTTTAATTTGTTGTG ATCGGATATCGAGCAAAATGGGTGAAG GTACTTTCGGGCAAgttttggagtgtttggacaacGAAAAGAAAGAGCCTGTAGCAATTAAAGCTGTCCGTTCAATAAACAAGTATCGTGAAGCCGCCATGATTGAAATGGATGTTCTACAGACGCTTGCTAGCCATGATGTTGGTGGGTCACG GCTTGAGGTGGTGAACCTAAAGAGTATCCGGAGCCAGGCTAAAGTTGCAGGAACTCTCACAACGGCCATGATAATGACACTTGTTAAAGGACCACTTCTAGAGCTGTTTTGGACAAAGGGAAGAACAAATAAAAAGGAAGAAATGCATAATGGCGTAGATCTACAGCTCTCCCTCAAGGGCGCCATTATGATCGTGATCGGATGTTTCGGTTGGTCATGCTTCGTGATTCTACAA GCAATTACACTAAAGTCATATCCGGACGAGCTGGCTATGACCGCTTGGATATGCTTATTGGCGACAATCGAGGGTGCTATAGCGACGTTGATCATGGAGAGGGGGAACCCTGCAGTTTGGGCTATAATATGTTCAGGTGCTGTTTACTACGTCCAAGGGAGCATTATGAGAGAAAGAGGTCCGGTTTTTGTGACTGCATTTAACCCATTGTGTATGATAGTCGTAGCTGTCACGGGATCGATTTTTCTAGCCGAGAAAACATACCTAGGAAGAAG GGTTCTAGGAGCAGTTGTCATAGTTGTGGGGCTTTATATGGTCGATTGGGGTAAAAGCAAGGATCAGGAGCACAAAGATCCGTCCCTTTCTATGGATGAGCATACAACACCCGAAAACCAAATATTGGGTGAAGAGTCTAAGA
- the LOC110891198 gene encoding WAT1-related protein At2g37450 isoform X1, producing the protein MASIGLGRAGSCYSSSEGLICCDRISSKMGEGTFGQVLECLDNEKKEPVAIKAVRSINKYREAAMIEMDVLQTLASHDVGGSRNSWRNMTVSIFIKLMILALLEPVIGQNLYILGMRATTATFTVSMSNVLPAWILRLEVVNLKSIRSQAKVAGTLTTAMIMTLVKGPLLELFWTKGRTNKKEEMHNGVDLQLSLKGAIMIVIGCFGWSCFVILQAITLKSYPDELAMTAWICLLATIEGAIATLIMERGNPAVWAIICSGAVYYVQGSIMRERGPVFVTAFNPLCMIVVAVTGSIFLAEKTYLGRRVLGAVVIVVGLYMVDWGKSKDQEHKDPSLSMDEHTTPENQILGEESKTNCNDQVIAIKTSDEICDEHDEIQPADV; encoded by the exons ATGGCCTCGATCGGCTTGGGACGTGCCGGATCATGTTATTCCTCATCCGAAGGTTTAATTTGTTGTG ATCGGATATCGAGCAAAATGGGTGAAG GTACTTTCGGGCAAgttttggagtgtttggacaacGAAAAGAAAGAGCCTGTAGCAATTAAAGCTGTCCGTTCAATAAACAAGTATCGTGAAGCCGCCATGATTGAAATGGATGTTCTACAGACGCTTGCTAGCCATGATGTTGGTGGGTCACG GAATTCATGGCGAAACATGACGGTCTCTATTTTCATCAAGCTTATGATCCTTGCACTCTTGGA GCCGGTTATTGGTCAGAATCTCTATATTCTCGGAATGAGGGCTACAACAGCAACATTCACAGTTTCAATGTCCAACGTTCTTCCTGCTTGGATTCTAAg GCTTGAGGTGGTGAACCTAAAGAGTATCCGGAGCCAGGCTAAAGTTGCAGGAACTCTCACAACGGCCATGATAATGACACTTGTTAAAGGACCACTTCTAGAGCTGTTTTGGACAAAGGGAAGAACAAATAAAAAGGAAGAAATGCATAATGGCGTAGATCTACAGCTCTCCCTCAAGGGCGCCATTATGATCGTGATCGGATGTTTCGGTTGGTCATGCTTCGTGATTCTACAA GCAATTACACTAAAGTCATATCCGGACGAGCTGGCTATGACCGCTTGGATATGCTTATTGGCGACAATCGAGGGTGCTATAGCGACGTTGATCATGGAGAGGGGGAACCCTGCAGTTTGGGCTATAATATGTTCAGGTGCTGTTTACTACGTCCAAGGGAGCATTATGAGAGAAAGAGGTCCGGTTTTTGTGACTGCATTTAACCCATTGTGTATGATAGTCGTAGCTGTCACGGGATCGATTTTTCTAGCCGAGAAAACATACCTAGGAAGAAG GGTTCTAGGAGCAGTTGTCATAGTTGTGGGGCTTTATATGGTCGATTGGGGTAAAAGCAAGGATCAGGAGCACAAAGATCCGTCCCTTTCTATGGATGAGCATACAACACCCGAAAACCAAATATTGGGTGAAGAGTCTAAGA
- the LOC110891198 gene encoding WAT1-related protein At2g37460 isoform X4, with the protein MLFDWLETLSFSVICVVDVDSFCLQKFVDYGSEGLDILAKVALNEGMSSYVFVVYRHDASALVVMAPFAIVLGRNSWRNMTVSIFIKLMILALLEPVIGQNLYILGMRATTATFTVSMSNVLPAWILRLEVVNLKSIRSQAKVAGTLTTAMIMTLVKGPLLELFWTKGRTNKKEEMHNGVDLQLSLKGAIMIVIGCFGWSCFVILQAITLKSYPDELAMTAWICLLATIEGAIATLIMERGNPAVWAIICSGAVYYVQGSIMRERGPVFVTAFNPLCMIVVAVTGSIFLAEKTYLGRRVLGAVVIVVGLYMVDWGKSKDQEHKDPSLSMDEHTTPENQILGEESKTNCNDQVIAIKTSDEICDEHDEIQPADV; encoded by the exons ATGTTGTTCGATTGGCTAGAAACGTTGAGTTTTTCAGTGATTTGTGTTGTTGATGTTGATAGTTTTTGTTTGCAGAAGTTTGTTGATTATGGATCCGAAG GATTAGATATCCTTGCTAAAGTGGCTTTAAATGAAGGCATGAGCAGTTACGTCTTCGTTGTTTATCGCCATGATGCGAGTGCCTTAGTTGTTATGGCCCCGTTTGCCATTGTTCTTGGCAGGAATTCATGGCGAAACATGACGGTCTCTATTTTCATCAAGCTTATGATCCTTGCACTCTTGGA GCCGGTTATTGGTCAGAATCTCTATATTCTCGGAATGAGGGCTACAACAGCAACATTCACAGTTTCAATGTCCAACGTTCTTCCTGCTTGGATTCTAAg GCTTGAGGTGGTGAACCTAAAGAGTATCCGGAGCCAGGCTAAAGTTGCAGGAACTCTCACAACGGCCATGATAATGACACTTGTTAAAGGACCACTTCTAGAGCTGTTTTGGACAAAGGGAAGAACAAATAAAAAGGAAGAAATGCATAATGGCGTAGATCTACAGCTCTCCCTCAAGGGCGCCATTATGATCGTGATCGGATGTTTCGGTTGGTCATGCTTCGTGATTCTACAA GCAATTACACTAAAGTCATATCCGGACGAGCTGGCTATGACCGCTTGGATATGCTTATTGGCGACAATCGAGGGTGCTATAGCGACGTTGATCATGGAGAGGGGGAACCCTGCAGTTTGGGCTATAATATGTTCAGGTGCTGTTTACTACGTCCAAGGGAGCATTATGAGAGAAAGAGGTCCGGTTTTTGTGACTGCATTTAACCCATTGTGTATGATAGTCGTAGCTGTCACGGGATCGATTTTTCTAGCCGAGAAAACATACCTAGGAAGAAG GGTTCTAGGAGCAGTTGTCATAGTTGTGGGGCTTTATATGGTCGATTGGGGTAAAAGCAAGGATCAGGAGCACAAAGATCCGTCCCTTTCTATGGATGAGCATACAACACCCGAAAACCAAATATTGGGTGAAGAGTCTAAGA
- the LOC110891198 gene encoding WAT1-related protein At2g37460 isoform X7 produces MFYRRLLAMMLVGHAYAGLDILAKVALNEGMSSYVFVVYRHDASALVLMILALLEPVIGQNLYILGMRATTATFTVSMSNVLPAWILRLEVVNLKSIRSQAKVAGTLTTAMIMTLVKGPLLELFWTKGRTNKKEEMHNGVDLQLSLKGAIMIVIGCFGWSCFVILQAITLKSYPDELAMTAWICLLATIEGAIATLIMERGNPAVWAIICSGAVYYVQGSIMRERGPVFVTAFNPLCMIVVAVTGSIFLAEKTYLGRRVLGAVVIVVGLYMVDWGKSKDQEHKDPSLSMDEHTTPENQILGEESKTNCNDQVIAIKTSDEICDEHDEIQPADV; encoded by the exons ATGTTCTACAGACGCTTGCTAGCCATGATGTTGGTGGGTCACG CTTATGCAGGATTAGATATCCTTGCTAAAGTGGCTTTAAATGAAGGCATGAGCAGTTACGTCTTCGTTGTTTATCGCCATGATGCGAGTGCCTTAGTT CTTATGATCCTTGCACTCTTGGA GCCGGTTATTGGTCAGAATCTCTATATTCTCGGAATGAGGGCTACAACAGCAACATTCACAGTTTCAATGTCCAACGTTCTTCCTGCTTGGATTCTAAg GCTTGAGGTGGTGAACCTAAAGAGTATCCGGAGCCAGGCTAAAGTTGCAGGAACTCTCACAACGGCCATGATAATGACACTTGTTAAAGGACCACTTCTAGAGCTGTTTTGGACAAAGGGAAGAACAAATAAAAAGGAAGAAATGCATAATGGCGTAGATCTACAGCTCTCCCTCAAGGGCGCCATTATGATCGTGATCGGATGTTTCGGTTGGTCATGCTTCGTGATTCTACAA GCAATTACACTAAAGTCATATCCGGACGAGCTGGCTATGACCGCTTGGATATGCTTATTGGCGACAATCGAGGGTGCTATAGCGACGTTGATCATGGAGAGGGGGAACCCTGCAGTTTGGGCTATAATATGTTCAGGTGCTGTTTACTACGTCCAAGGGAGCATTATGAGAGAAAGAGGTCCGGTTTTTGTGACTGCATTTAACCCATTGTGTATGATAGTCGTAGCTGTCACGGGATCGATTTTTCTAGCCGAGAAAACATACCTAGGAAGAAG GGTTCTAGGAGCAGTTGTCATAGTTGTGGGGCTTTATATGGTCGATTGGGGTAAAAGCAAGGATCAGGAGCACAAAGATCCGTCCCTTTCTATGGATGAGCATACAACACCCGAAAACCAAATATTGGGTGAAGAGTCTAAGA
- the LOC110891198 gene encoding WAT1-related protein At2g37460 isoform X8 — MFYRRLLAMMLVGHGLDILAKVALNEGMSSYVFVVYRHDASALVLMILALLEPVIGQNLYILGMRATTATFTVSMSNVLPAWILRLEVVNLKSIRSQAKVAGTLTTAMIMTLVKGPLLELFWTKGRTNKKEEMHNGVDLQLSLKGAIMIVIGCFGWSCFVILQAITLKSYPDELAMTAWICLLATIEGAIATLIMERGNPAVWAIICSGAVYYVQGSIMRERGPVFVTAFNPLCMIVVAVTGSIFLAEKTYLGRRVLGAVVIVVGLYMVDWGKSKDQEHKDPSLSMDEHTTPENQILGEESKTNCNDQVIAIKTSDEICDEHDEIQPADV, encoded by the exons ATGTTCTACAGACGCTTGCTAGCCATGATGTTGGTGGGTCACG GATTAGATATCCTTGCTAAAGTGGCTTTAAATGAAGGCATGAGCAGTTACGTCTTCGTTGTTTATCGCCATGATGCGAGTGCCTTAGTT CTTATGATCCTTGCACTCTTGGA GCCGGTTATTGGTCAGAATCTCTATATTCTCGGAATGAGGGCTACAACAGCAACATTCACAGTTTCAATGTCCAACGTTCTTCCTGCTTGGATTCTAAg GCTTGAGGTGGTGAACCTAAAGAGTATCCGGAGCCAGGCTAAAGTTGCAGGAACTCTCACAACGGCCATGATAATGACACTTGTTAAAGGACCACTTCTAGAGCTGTTTTGGACAAAGGGAAGAACAAATAAAAAGGAAGAAATGCATAATGGCGTAGATCTACAGCTCTCCCTCAAGGGCGCCATTATGATCGTGATCGGATGTTTCGGTTGGTCATGCTTCGTGATTCTACAA GCAATTACACTAAAGTCATATCCGGACGAGCTGGCTATGACCGCTTGGATATGCTTATTGGCGACAATCGAGGGTGCTATAGCGACGTTGATCATGGAGAGGGGGAACCCTGCAGTTTGGGCTATAATATGTTCAGGTGCTGTTTACTACGTCCAAGGGAGCATTATGAGAGAAAGAGGTCCGGTTTTTGTGACTGCATTTAACCCATTGTGTATGATAGTCGTAGCTGTCACGGGATCGATTTTTCTAGCCGAGAAAACATACCTAGGAAGAAG GGTTCTAGGAGCAGTTGTCATAGTTGTGGGGCTTTATATGGTCGATTGGGGTAAAAGCAAGGATCAGGAGCACAAAGATCCGTCCCTTTCTATGGATGAGCATACAACACCCGAAAACCAAATATTGGGTGAAGAGTCTAAGA
- the LOC110891198 gene encoding WAT1-related protein At2g37460 isoform X5, which produces MFYRRLLAMMLVGHAYAGLDILAKVALNEGMSSYVFVVYRHDASALVVMAPFAIVLGRNSWRNMTVSIFIKLMILALLEPVIGQNLYILGMRATTATFTVSMSNVLPAWILRLEVVNLKSIRSQAKVAGTLTTAMIMTLVKGPLLELFWTKGRTNKKEEMHNGVDLQLSLKGAIMIVIGCFGWSCFVILQAITLKSYPDELAMTAWICLLATIEGAIATLIMERGNPAVWAIICSGAVYYVQGSIMRERGPVFVTAFNPLCMIVVAVTGSIFLAEKTYLGRRVLGAVVIVVGLYMVDWGKSKDQEHKDPSLSMDEHTTPENQILGEESKTNCNDQVIAIKTSDEICDEHDEIQPADV; this is translated from the exons ATGTTCTACAGACGCTTGCTAGCCATGATGTTGGTGGGTCACG CTTATGCAGGATTAGATATCCTTGCTAAAGTGGCTTTAAATGAAGGCATGAGCAGTTACGTCTTCGTTGTTTATCGCCATGATGCGAGTGCCTTAGTTGTTATGGCCCCGTTTGCCATTGTTCTTGGCAGGAATTCATGGCGAAACATGACGGTCTCTATTTTCATCAAGCTTATGATCCTTGCACTCTTGGA GCCGGTTATTGGTCAGAATCTCTATATTCTCGGAATGAGGGCTACAACAGCAACATTCACAGTTTCAATGTCCAACGTTCTTCCTGCTTGGATTCTAAg GCTTGAGGTGGTGAACCTAAAGAGTATCCGGAGCCAGGCTAAAGTTGCAGGAACTCTCACAACGGCCATGATAATGACACTTGTTAAAGGACCACTTCTAGAGCTGTTTTGGACAAAGGGAAGAACAAATAAAAAGGAAGAAATGCATAATGGCGTAGATCTACAGCTCTCCCTCAAGGGCGCCATTATGATCGTGATCGGATGTTTCGGTTGGTCATGCTTCGTGATTCTACAA GCAATTACACTAAAGTCATATCCGGACGAGCTGGCTATGACCGCTTGGATATGCTTATTGGCGACAATCGAGGGTGCTATAGCGACGTTGATCATGGAGAGGGGGAACCCTGCAGTTTGGGCTATAATATGTTCAGGTGCTGTTTACTACGTCCAAGGGAGCATTATGAGAGAAAGAGGTCCGGTTTTTGTGACTGCATTTAACCCATTGTGTATGATAGTCGTAGCTGTCACGGGATCGATTTTTCTAGCCGAGAAAACATACCTAGGAAGAAG GGTTCTAGGAGCAGTTGTCATAGTTGTGGGGCTTTATATGGTCGATTGGGGTAAAAGCAAGGATCAGGAGCACAAAGATCCGTCCCTTTCTATGGATGAGCATACAACACCCGAAAACCAAATATTGGGTGAAGAGTCTAAGA
- the LOC110891198 gene encoding WAT1-related protein At2g37460 isoform X6, with product MFYRRLLAMMLVGHGLDILAKVALNEGMSSYVFVVYRHDASALVVMAPFAIVLGRNSWRNMTVSIFIKLMILALLEPVIGQNLYILGMRATTATFTVSMSNVLPAWILRLEVVNLKSIRSQAKVAGTLTTAMIMTLVKGPLLELFWTKGRTNKKEEMHNGVDLQLSLKGAIMIVIGCFGWSCFVILQAITLKSYPDELAMTAWICLLATIEGAIATLIMERGNPAVWAIICSGAVYYVQGSIMRERGPVFVTAFNPLCMIVVAVTGSIFLAEKTYLGRRVLGAVVIVVGLYMVDWGKSKDQEHKDPSLSMDEHTTPENQILGEESKTNCNDQVIAIKTSDEICDEHDEIQPADV from the exons ATGTTCTACAGACGCTTGCTAGCCATGATGTTGGTGGGTCACG GATTAGATATCCTTGCTAAAGTGGCTTTAAATGAAGGCATGAGCAGTTACGTCTTCGTTGTTTATCGCCATGATGCGAGTGCCTTAGTTGTTATGGCCCCGTTTGCCATTGTTCTTGGCAGGAATTCATGGCGAAACATGACGGTCTCTATTTTCATCAAGCTTATGATCCTTGCACTCTTGGA GCCGGTTATTGGTCAGAATCTCTATATTCTCGGAATGAGGGCTACAACAGCAACATTCACAGTTTCAATGTCCAACGTTCTTCCTGCTTGGATTCTAAg GCTTGAGGTGGTGAACCTAAAGAGTATCCGGAGCCAGGCTAAAGTTGCAGGAACTCTCACAACGGCCATGATAATGACACTTGTTAAAGGACCACTTCTAGAGCTGTTTTGGACAAAGGGAAGAACAAATAAAAAGGAAGAAATGCATAATGGCGTAGATCTACAGCTCTCCCTCAAGGGCGCCATTATGATCGTGATCGGATGTTTCGGTTGGTCATGCTTCGTGATTCTACAA GCAATTACACTAAAGTCATATCCGGACGAGCTGGCTATGACCGCTTGGATATGCTTATTGGCGACAATCGAGGGTGCTATAGCGACGTTGATCATGGAGAGGGGGAACCCTGCAGTTTGGGCTATAATATGTTCAGGTGCTGTTTACTACGTCCAAGGGAGCATTATGAGAGAAAGAGGTCCGGTTTTTGTGACTGCATTTAACCCATTGTGTATGATAGTCGTAGCTGTCACGGGATCGATTTTTCTAGCCGAGAAAACATACCTAGGAAGAAG GGTTCTAGGAGCAGTTGTCATAGTTGTGGGGCTTTATATGGTCGATTGGGGTAAAAGCAAGGATCAGGAGCACAAAGATCCGTCCCTTTCTATGGATGAGCATACAACACCCGAAAACCAAATATTGGGTGAAGAGTCTAAGA